In Phreatobacter stygius, a genomic segment contains:
- the fdhD gene encoding formate dehydrogenase accessory sulfurtransferase FdhD: MAGPLIVPNPEDPRLTERVAGVDERGRAIETSVTVERPLTLYLNAQEIVTMMTIGDYPDYLAIGYLLNQNMLKATDVVTGVDYDEDLEVVVVRTDTDTNFEDKLRKRTQTSGCAQGTAFGDLMEALAEIKLPATQFKTSWLYRLTNAINTMPSLYLTAGAIHGCVLCKEDKPLVYMEDVGRHNAVDKIAGWMYRHGESGGDKLFYTTGRLTSEMVIKTVRMGIPILVSRSGFTAWGVALARQCGLTLIGRARGKRFVALAGEDRIVFDQDLSYVEEESARHHRKGSGGDD; this comes from the coding sequence ATGGCAGGTCCCCTGATCGTTCCGAACCCCGAGGATCCGAGACTCACCGAAAGGGTCGCCGGCGTCGACGAGCGCGGCCGGGCGATCGAGACCTCGGTGACGGTCGAGCGGCCGCTGACGCTCTATCTGAACGCCCAGGAGATCGTCACCATGATGACGATCGGCGATTACCCGGATTACCTGGCGATCGGCTATCTCCTGAACCAGAACATGCTGAAAGCCACCGACGTGGTGACCGGCGTCGACTATGACGAAGACCTCGAAGTGGTGGTGGTGCGCACCGACACCGACACCAATTTCGAGGACAAGCTCCGCAAGCGGACGCAGACCTCGGGCTGCGCCCAGGGCACGGCTTTCGGCGACCTGATGGAAGCGCTGGCCGAGATCAAGCTGCCGGCGACCCAGTTCAAGACGTCCTGGCTCTATCGCCTGACCAATGCCATCAACACCATGCCGTCGCTCTACCTGACCGCCGGCGCGATCCATGGCTGCGTCCTCTGCAAAGAGGACAAGCCCTTGGTCTATATGGAAGATGTCGGCCGGCACAATGCCGTCGACAAGATCGCCGGCTGGATGTACCGGCACGGCGAGAGCGGTGGCGACAAGCTGTTCTACACGACCGGGCGGCTGACCTCGGAAATGGTCATCAAGACCGTGCGCATGGGCATTCCGATCCTGGTGTCGCGCTCCGGCTTCACCGCCTGGGGCGTCGCGCTGGCGCGCCAATGCGGCCTGACGCTGATCGGCCGGGCGCGCGGCAAGCGTTTCGTCGCGCTCGCCGGCGAGGACCGCATCGTGTTCGACCAGGACCTGTCCTATGTCGAGGAGGAAAGCGCCCGGCATCACCGGAAAGGCTCCGGCGGCGATGACTGA
- the glp gene encoding gephyrin-like molybdotransferase Glp, producing the protein MAQLSSDHFAFGGALLSVADAIAKVAANLTPVAETERLALLDADGRILAADLVAGVDLPPFFNSAVDGYAVRFVDLDGAADTVLPIGGKVAAGAALGRPAKAGEAVRIFTGAPMPAGTDTVFMQEDVRLDGDRVILPKGLKPGANCRPAGEDLPRGQLALAAGRRITPEAVALAAALGITHLDVRRRVKVAVFSTGDEIVSPGQPLAEAQLYDSNRFTLQALLRRLGAEVTDLGILGDDRATVAAALAKAARGHDLILTSGGVSTGDEDHVKAAVEQAGSLTFWRLAIKPGRPVAMGVVDGTAFIGLPGNPVAVFVTFAHVVRPFLTALGGGVPEAPLALPVRVSFAYKKKQGRREYVRVALRRGADGVVEAAKHPREGAGVITSLTETDGLVELPEEVTELKAGDMAGFLAYALLR; encoded by the coding sequence ATGGCGCAACTTTCCTCCGATCATTTCGCCTTTGGCGGCGCACTGCTGTCGGTTGCTGACGCGATCGCCAAGGTCGCCGCCAATCTCACGCCGGTCGCCGAGACCGAACGCCTGGCCTTGCTCGACGCCGATGGCCGGATTCTCGCGGCCGACCTGGTGGCGGGCGTCGATCTGCCGCCCTTTTTCAATTCGGCCGTCGACGGTTATGCCGTGCGCTTCGTCGATCTCGATGGCGCCGCCGACACGGTCTTGCCGATCGGCGGCAAGGTCGCGGCCGGTGCCGCGCTCGGCCGGCCGGCTAAGGCCGGGGAGGCGGTGCGCATCTTCACCGGCGCGCCCATGCCCGCCGGCACCGACACGGTGTTCATGCAGGAGGACGTCAGGCTCGACGGCGACCGGGTCATCCTGCCCAAGGGCCTGAAGCCGGGTGCCAATTGCCGGCCGGCCGGCGAGGACCTGCCGCGCGGCCAACTGGCGCTGGCGGCCGGACGGCGCATCACGCCCGAGGCGGTGGCGCTGGCGGCAGCCCTTGGCATTACCCATCTCGATGTGCGCCGGCGGGTGAAGGTCGCCGTCTTTTCCACCGGCGACGAGATCGTGTCGCCGGGACAGCCGCTCGCCGAAGCCCAGCTTTATGATTCCAACCGTTTCACCCTGCAGGCCTTGCTGCGCCGGCTGGGCGCCGAGGTCACTGATCTCGGCATTCTCGGCGACGACCGGGCGACGGTTGCCGCGGCACTGGCCAAGGCCGCCCGCGGCCATGACCTGATCCTGACCTCGGGCGGCGTCTCGACCGGCGACGAAGATCACGTCAAGGCGGCGGTCGAACAGGCCGGCAGCCTGACCTTCTGGCGGCTCGCCATCAAGCCGGGCCGGCCGGTCGCCATGGGTGTCGTCGACGGCACGGCCTTCATCGGACTGCCGGGCAATCCGGTGGCGGTCTTCGTCACCTTCGCCCATGTGGTCAGGCCGTTCCTGACGGCGCTCGGCGGCGGCGTGCCCGAGGCGCCCTTGGCCCTGCCGGTGCGGGTGAGCTTTGCCTACAAAAAGAAACAGGGCCGGCGCGAATATGTCCGCGTGGCCTTGCGGCGAGGCGCCGACGGCGTCGTCGAAGCCGCCAAACACCCGCGCGAGGGCGCTGGCGTCATCACCTCGCTGACCGAGACCGACGGGCTGGTCGAGTTGCCGGAAGAGGTGACCGAGCTAAAGGCCGGCGACATGGCCGGTTTCCTGGCTTATGCGCTGCTGCGGTAG
- the mobA gene encoding molybdenum cofactor guanylyltransferase MobA: MTERSKPGYPATLGVLLAGGLARRMGGGDKPLKTVGGRTILDRVVERLAPQCDGLIVNANGDPDRFGFLGFPVVADDVPGFAGPLAGILAALDWTAAHRPDIAWVLSVATDAPFLPRDLVSRLHIARQEAGVPLACAQSGEQTHPVIGLWRVDLRADLRHALVVEDMRKIDRWTARHGVAAALWPLVPYDPFFNANTPEDLAEADAIALRHHDA, from the coding sequence ATGACTGAACGGTCCAAACCTGGCTATCCCGCAACCCTCGGCGTCCTCTTGGCCGGTGGGCTCGCCCGGCGCATGGGCGGTGGCGACAAGCCGCTGAAGACGGTCGGCGGCCGGACCATTCTCGATCGGGTCGTCGAACGCCTGGCGCCGCAATGCGACGGGCTGATCGTCAATGCCAATGGCGACCCGGACCGTTTCGGTTTTCTGGGATTTCCAGTGGTCGCCGACGACGTGCCGGGCTTTGCCGGACCGCTTGCCGGCATCCTGGCGGCGCTCGACTGGACGGCCGCCCACCGGCCCGACATCGCATGGGTCCTGTCGGTTGCGACCGACGCACCGTTCCTGCCGCGTGATCTGGTGAGCCGGCTTCATATTGCGCGCCAGGAGGCCGGCGTGCCGCTCGCCTGCGCCCAATCGGGCGAGCAGACCCATCCGGTCATCGGGCTCTGGCGGGTCGATCTCAGGGCTGATCTGCGCCATGCCCTCGTGGTCGAGGACATGCGCAAGATCGACCGCTGGACCGCCCGCCACGGCGTCGCGGCCGCGCTCTGGCCGCTTGTGCCTTACGACCCGTTCTTCAACGCCAATACGCCCGAGGACCTGGCCGAGGCGGATGCGATCGCGCTGCGTCACCACGACGCTTGA
- the mobB gene encoding molybdopterin-guanine dinucleotide biosynthesis protein B, translating to MKVIGLAGWSGAGKTTLLVKVLQLLTARGLKVATLKHAHHAFDIDQPGKDSHAHRAAGASEVLVASAHRYALIHELRGEDELTLAELLRKLSPCDLVIVEGFKSYGHPKVEVHRAANDKPWLFGELANISGIVADGPAPDFTGPVADLDDVAAAAELLLAAAEPIAAVLATLDGAGRPHLPRRRDP from the coding sequence ATGAAGGTCATTGGGCTTGCCGGATGGAGCGGCGCGGGCAAGACGACCCTGCTGGTCAAGGTCCTCCAGCTGTTGACCGCGCGCGGCCTCAAGGTCGCGACCCTGAAACATGCGCACCATGCCTTCGATATCGATCAGCCGGGCAAGGATTCGCACGCCCATCGCGCCGCCGGCGCGAGCGAGGTGCTGGTCGCCTCGGCCCATCGTTACGCGCTGATCCACGAATTGCGCGGCGAAGACGAGCTAACGCTGGCCGAACTGCTGCGCAAGCTGTCGCCCTGCGACCTGGTCATCGTCGAAGGCTTCAAGAGTTATGGCCATCCCAAGGTCGAGGTCCATCGGGCCGCCAATGACAAGCCCTGGCTGTTCGGCGAGCTCGCCAATATCAGCGGGATCGTCGCCGATGGACCGGCCCCGGACTTCACCGGTCCTGTCGCCGATCTCGATGACGTGGCGGCTGCCGCCGAACTGCTGCTGGCCGCGGCCGAGCCGATCGCCGCCGTGCTGGCGACGCTCGATGGCGCCGGCCGGCCTCATCTCCCGCGCCGCCGCGACCCGTGA
- the guaB gene encoding IMP dehydrogenase has product MAVFSSLDEALTFDDVLLRPGLSDVLPADVDVRTRLTKTIGLNIPIISSAMDTVTEARMAIAMAQAGGIGVVHRNLEADVQADHVRQVKRFESGMVLNPITIHPEATLAEALALMKKHGISGVPVVERGPNGKAGKLAGILTNRDVRFASNPDQPVSELMTKERLVTVREGVTQDEAKRLLHQFRIEKLLVVDEHYRCVGLITVKDMEKQVANPHACKDEQGRLRVAAATTIGDAGFQRTELLIDAGVDLVVVDTAHGHSQKVLDQVARIKRLSNKVQILAGNVATAAATKALIDVGADAVKVGIGPGSICTTRIVAGVGVPQLTAIMESVEVAQAAGIPVIADGGIKFSGDLAKALAAGAEVAMIGGLLAGTDEAPGEVYLWQGRSYKSYRGMGSVGAMARGSADRYFQAEVKDSLKLVPEGIEGQVPYKGQVGTVVHQLVGGLRAAMGYTGAKNLEDFRNHSQFVRISGAGLRESHVHDVTITRESPNYPNGGRV; this is encoded by the coding sequence ATGGCCGTCTTTTCCAGCCTCGATGAAGCGCTCACCTTCGACGACGTGCTGCTCCGGCCCGGCCTGTCGGACGTCCTGCCGGCGGATGTCGATGTCCGCACCCGCCTGACCAAGACCATCGGCCTGAATATTCCGATCATCTCATCCGCCATGGACACGGTGACCGAAGCCCGCATGGCCATCGCCATGGCCCAGGCCGGCGGCATCGGCGTCGTCCACCGCAATCTCGAAGCCGATGTCCAGGCCGACCATGTCCGCCAGGTGAAGCGTTTCGAAAGCGGCATGGTGCTGAACCCGATCACCATTCACCCCGAGGCGACGCTGGCCGAAGCGCTCGCCCTGATGAAGAAGCACGGCATATCAGGCGTGCCGGTGGTCGAGCGCGGGCCGAACGGCAAGGCCGGCAAGCTCGCCGGCATCCTGACCAACCGCGACGTGCGTTTTGCCTCGAACCCGGACCAGCCGGTCTCGGAGCTGATGACCAAGGAGCGCCTGGTCACGGTGCGCGAGGGCGTCACCCAGGACGAGGCCAAGCGGCTCTTGCACCAGTTCCGCATCGAAAAGCTGCTGGTCGTCGACGAGCATTACCGTTGCGTCGGCCTGATCACCGTCAAGGACATGGAGAAGCAGGTCGCCAATCCGCATGCCTGCAAGGACGAGCAGGGCCGGCTGCGCGTCGCCGCGGCCACCACCATTGGCGATGCCGGCTTTCAGCGCACCGAACTGCTGATCGATGCCGGCGTCGACCTGGTCGTGGTCGATACCGCCCACGGCCATTCGCAAAAGGTCCTCGACCAGGTCGCGCGCATCAAGCGGCTGTCGAACAAGGTGCAGATCCTGGCCGGCAATGTCGCCACCGCCGCGGCCACCAAGGCGCTGATCGATGTCGGCGCCGACGCCGTCAAGGTCGGCATCGGCCCGGGGTCGATCTGCACCACGCGCATCGTCGCCGGCGTCGGCGTGCCACAGCTCACCGCCATCATGGAGAGCGTCGAGGTGGCCCAGGCCGCCGGCATTCCGGTGATTGCGGATGGCGGCATCAAATTCTCGGGCGACCTTGCCAAGGCTTTGGCGGCCGGCGCCGAAGTCGCCATGATCGGCGGGCTGCTCGCCGGCACCGACGAGGCGCCGGGCGAGGTCTATCTGTGGCAGGGCCGCTCCTACAAGAGCTATCGCGGCATGGGTTCGGTCGGCGCCATGGCGCGCGGCTCGGCCGACCGTTACTTCCAGGCCGAGGTCAAGGACAGCCTGAAGCTGGTGCCCGAGGGCATCGAGGGGCAGGTGCCCTACAAGGGCCAGGTCGGCACCGTGGTTCACCAGCTGGTCGGCGGCCTGCGCGCCGCCATGGGTTATACCGGCGCGAAGAACCTCGAGGACTTCCGCAACCATTCGCAATTCGTCCGGATCTCCGGCGCGGGCCTGCGCGAAAGCCATGTCCACGACGTGACCATCACCCGGGAAAGCCCGAACTATCCGAATGGCGGGCGGGTCTGA
- a CDS encoding Mrp/NBP35 family ATP-binding protein: protein MMVTEQQVARALEQVRLPASGQTLTASGRLSDIVVTGDKVMVAIAIDVTEAAAMEPVRLAAQSAISGLPGVAQVFVSLTADRPQARNTPPSTQPHVPPGRPQQAPSPKATLIQGVKHVIAIASGKGGVGKSTTACNLALALASQGLKIGILDADIYGPSLPKLFGLHGKPRVIQGRTLAPLEGFGVKVMSIGFMVEEETPMIWRGPMVMSAITQMLREVAWGELDVLVVDMPPGTGDAQLTMAQATPLAGAVIVSTPQDLALIDARRGVAMFRKTEVPILGIVENMSYFIAPDTGARYDIFGHGGARREADRLGVPFLGEVPLDMNLRERSDSGQPIVATEPDGPQSRVYQEMARLVWASLAGDGPVKSKAPPRIVFE from the coding sequence ATCATGGTCACCGAACAACAGGTCGCGCGCGCACTCGAACAGGTGAGGCTGCCCGCCAGCGGACAGACGCTCACGGCTTCCGGGCGCCTGTCCGATATCGTCGTCACCGGCGACAAGGTGATGGTGGCGATCGCCATCGACGTGACCGAAGCCGCCGCCATGGAACCGGTCAGGCTCGCAGCCCAATCGGCGATCAGCGGGCTGCCGGGCGTTGCCCAGGTTTTCGTCTCGCTGACCGCCGACCGGCCGCAGGCCCGCAACACGCCGCCATCGACCCAGCCGCATGTCCCGCCGGGCCGGCCGCAACAGGCGCCCTCCCCCAAGGCGACGCTGATCCAGGGCGTCAAGCACGTGATCGCCATCGCCTCCGGCAAGGGCGGCGTCGGCAAGTCGACCACCGCCTGCAACCTGGCGCTGGCACTGGCGAGCCAGGGCCTGAAGATCGGCATTCTCGATGCCGATATCTACGGCCCGTCGCTGCCGAAACTGTTCGGCCTGCACGGCAAGCCGCGGGTGATCCAGGGCCGGACCTTGGCGCCGCTCGAAGGCTTCGGCGTCAAGGTCATGTCGATCGGCTTCATGGTGGAAGAAGAGACGCCGATGATCTGGCGTGGCCCCATGGTGATGAGCGCGATCACCCAGATGTTGCGGGAGGTTGCCTGGGGCGAGCTCGACGTGCTGGTGGTCGACATGCCGCCCGGCACCGGCGACGCGCAGCTGACCATGGCGCAGGCAACCCCGCTGGCCGGTGCGGTGATCGTCTCGACGCCGCAGGACCTCGCCTTGATCGATGCCCGGCGCGGCGTCGCCATGTTCCGCAAGACCGAAGTGCCGATCCTCGGCATCGTCGAGAACATGAGCTATTTCATCGCGCCCGATACCGGCGCGCGTTACGACATTTTCGGCCATGGCGGAGCCAGGCGCGAGGCCGACCGGCTGGGCGTGCCGTTCCTCGGCGAGGTGCCGCTCGACATGAACCTGCGCGAGCGCTCCGACAGCGGCCAGCCGATCGTCGCGACCGAACCCGACGGGCCGCAATCGAGGGTCTATCAGGAGATGGCCCGGCTGGTCTGGGCGAGCCTTGCCGGCGACGGCCCGGTGAAGTCGAAGGCGCCGCCCCGGATCGTCTTCGAGTGA
- a CDS encoding formate dehydrogenase subunit gamma — MLRSLAAAFVVLVALGLAAPVMAQPAPPQPTAVNPTALSVNERQLMEQLRAGTPGTGTTVSGRGTIPNLDSQVLIQPQGQAWRVFHQGAMHWIAGIAILGMLALLALFYLVRGTIKVEKGLSGFKILRFSSFERLVHWMVAGCFIILGLSGLNVTVGKFLLLPLLGEDAFAVTAQWAKYAHNYLAWPFMLGLAVMFLTWVGHNIPSRVDLQWIRQGGGMLANGAHPPARKFNAGQKGIFWAVMIGGAALSLSGIYLLFPYTAGGVLALQFWNIVHGLAGVLLIAVILAHIYIGTLGMQGAAEAMTTGEVDLNWAKEHHSLWVQEEADKGKLHPHAVVHPAE; from the coding sequence ATGCTTCGGTCTCTCGCCGCCGCCTTCGTCGTCCTGGTCGCCTTGGGCCTGGCGGCGCCGGTGATGGCCCAGCCGGCACCACCCCAGCCGACCGCGGTCAACCCGACGGCCCTGTCGGTCAATGAGCGCCAGCTGATGGAGCAGTTGCGGGCGGGAACGCCGGGCACCGGCACCACGGTATCCGGGCGCGGCACCATTCCGAACCTCGATTCACAGGTCCTGATCCAGCCCCAGGGCCAGGCCTGGCGGGTGTTCCACCAGGGCGCCATGCACTGGATCGCCGGCATCGCCATCCTCGGCATGCTGGCCTTGCTGGCGCTGTTCTACCTGGTGCGCGGCACGATCAAGGTCGAGAAGGGCCTGTCGGGCTTCAAGATCTTGCGGTTTTCCAGCTTCGAGCGCCTGGTGCACTGGATGGTCGCCGGCTGCTTCATCATTCTCGGCCTGTCCGGGCTAAATGTGACGGTCGGCAAGTTCCTGCTGCTGCCGCTGCTCGGCGAGGACGCCTTCGCGGTCACCGCGCAATGGGCCAAATATGCCCATAACTACCTGGCCTGGCCGTTCATGCTCGGGCTTGCCGTGATGTTCCTGACCTGGGTTGGCCACAACATTCCGAGCCGCGTCGACCTGCAATGGATCAGGCAGGGCGGCGGCATGCTCGCCAACGGCGCCCACCCGCCGGCGCGCAAGTTTAATGCCGGCCAGAAGGGCATCTTCTGGGCCGTCATGATCGGCGGCGCGGCGCTGTCGCTGTCCGGCATCTATCTGTTGTTCCCCTATACCGCCGGCGGTGTCCTGGCGCTGCAGTTCTGGAACATCGTGCATGGGCTCGCCGGCGTGCTGCTGATCGCCGTGATCCTCGCCCATATCTATATCGGCACGCTCGGCATGCAGGGTGCCGCCGAAGCCATGACCACAGGCGAGGTCGATCTCAACTGGGCCAAGGAGCATCATTCGCTCTGGGTTCAGGAAGAGGCCGACAAGGGCAAGCTGCACCCGCACGCGGTTGTCCATCCCGCCGAATAG